The following are encoded in a window of Pontiella desulfatans genomic DNA:
- a CDS encoding outer membrane protein assembly factor BamB family protein produces the protein MKIYNHPSLSRGVLALAGLVFCSLNAGAQGWPEFRGPGGSGQVEPGARLPLQWNETSHVKWKTAIPQVGWSTPVAMEGRIWLSSATEEGRDFFAFCVDAATGEILFEKKLFHCDEPEPLGNSVNCYAAPSAALEPGRVYMHFGSYGTACLDTASAKVLWKRDDLPCRHYRGPGSSAILYKDLLILTFDGVDRQYVTALEKHTGKTVWRTDRTTKWNDLDENGQPKREGDFRKSFTTPIVVNADGRELLVSPASSVVYAYDPSTGKEIWKVAHEGHTAQVSPIFADGMVLAATGARTSEILGIRPTGDVAWRFGGKDVPTTPSPIAAEGLLYMVSNRGTMTCLETGTGETVWRERAGGNYIASPILCGDRIYFFGNTGKTTVIRTGRTFELLAENELDAGFMASPAVLGNSLILRTKTHLYCIEGP, from the coding sequence ATGAAAATATACAACCATCCATCTTTATCCCGGGGTGTTCTGGCACTGGCCGGGCTGGTGTTTTGCTCGTTGAACGCGGGGGCGCAGGGCTGGCCGGAGTTCCGCGGGCCAGGGGGAAGCGGCCAGGTCGAACCGGGCGCGCGGCTTCCGTTGCAATGGAACGAGACGTCCCATGTGAAATGGAAAACCGCGATTCCCCAGGTCGGCTGGTCGACGCCGGTGGCCATGGAGGGCCGGATCTGGCTGAGCAGCGCAACGGAGGAGGGGCGCGATTTTTTTGCTTTCTGCGTGGATGCCGCAACGGGGGAAATCCTTTTTGAAAAGAAACTGTTCCATTGCGACGAGCCAGAGCCGCTCGGCAACAGCGTGAACTGCTATGCCGCGCCTTCGGCGGCGCTTGAACCGGGCCGGGTCTATATGCATTTCGGCAGCTATGGAACGGCCTGCCTGGATACGGCTTCGGCCAAGGTGCTCTGGAAACGCGACGATCTCCCCTGCCGGCACTACCGCGGCCCCGGCTCCTCCGCGATCCTCTACAAAGACCTGCTCATCCTGACGTTCGATGGCGTGGACCGGCAATATGTGACCGCGCTCGAAAAGCATACCGGCAAAACCGTCTGGAGAACCGACCGTACGACCAAGTGGAACGATCTGGATGAAAATGGACAACCCAAGCGGGAAGGCGATTTCCGCAAGTCCTTCACCACGCCGATCGTCGTGAATGCCGACGGCAGGGAGCTGCTCGTTTCCCCGGCGTCGTCGGTGGTCTATGCCTACGACCCGAGCACCGGGAAGGAAATCTGGAAGGTTGCCCACGAGGGGCACACCGCCCAGGTCAGCCCCATCTTCGCCGATGGGATGGTGCTCGCGGCAACGGGCGCGCGCACATCCGAAATCCTCGGCATCCGCCCCACCGGCGATGTTGCCTGGCGCTTCGGCGGCAAGGATGTTCCCACCACCCCATCGCCGATTGCGGCCGAGGGGCTTCTCTACATGGTCAGCAACCGCGGAACCATGACGTGCCTCGAAACCGGAACGGGGGAAACCGTGTGGCGCGAACGGGCTGGCGGCAACTATATTGCCTCCCCGATCCTTTGCGGCGACCGCATCTATTTCTTCGGAAATACCGGGAAAACCACCGTCATCCGAACGGGCCGAACCTTCGAACTGCTGGCCGAAAACGAATTGGATGCCGGCTTCATGGCTTCGCCCGCCGTTCTGGGCAACTCGCTGATCCTGCGAACCAAGACGCACCTCTACTGCATCGAGGGGCCATAA
- the xylA gene encoding xylose isomerase produces the protein MSIVTGNTEYFPGIGKIGFEGKDSDNPLAFKWYDENAMVGGKSMKETLRFAIAYWHTFCGTGGDPFGGGTHAFPWFAGEDADARAKNKMDAAFEFITKIGAPYYCFHDMDIMEEGATFAETSQRLQTIVDYAKEKQAASGVKLLWGTANLFSNPRYMNGAGTNPDFNTVAYAGAQLKNAIDATIALGGENYVFWGGREGYMSLLNTNMKQELDNFGNFLRMARDYARANGFTGNFLIEPKPMEPSKHQYDFDAATVVGFLNAHGLQDDFKLNIEVNHATLAQHTFQHDLQVAADNNMLGSIDANRGDYQNGWDTDEFPVSIRETVEAMLVILEAGGLQGGGTNFDAKIRRNSTDLEDIFIAHISGMDTFARALVIADNILANSPYKKMRADRYATFGEGKGAEFAAGKMTLEELAGIGAAGGEVAPISGKQELYEALINQYI, from the coding sequence ATGAGTATTGTAACAGGCAACACCGAATATTTCCCCGGCATCGGGAAGATTGGATTCGAAGGCAAAGACAGCGACAACCCGCTGGCTTTTAAATGGTACGACGAAAACGCCATGGTTGGCGGCAAGTCGATGAAGGAAACCCTGCGCTTCGCGATCGCCTACTGGCATACGTTCTGCGGAACCGGCGGCGACCCGTTCGGCGGCGGAACCCACGCCTTCCCGTGGTTTGCCGGCGAAGACGCCGACGCCCGCGCGAAGAACAAGATGGACGCCGCCTTCGAATTCATCACCAAGATCGGCGCGCCCTACTACTGCTTCCACGATATGGACATCATGGAAGAAGGCGCCACCTTCGCCGAGACCTCCCAGCGTCTCCAGACGATCGTTGACTATGCCAAGGAAAAGCAGGCCGCCTCCGGCGTCAAGCTGCTCTGGGGAACGGCGAACCTCTTCTCCAACCCGCGCTACATGAACGGTGCCGGAACCAACCCGGACTTCAACACCGTCGCCTATGCCGGTGCGCAGCTGAAGAACGCCATCGATGCCACCATCGCCCTCGGCGGCGAAAACTATGTGTTCTGGGGCGGCCGCGAAGGTTATATGAGCCTGCTCAACACCAACATGAAGCAGGAACTCGATAACTTCGGCAACTTCCTGCGCATGGCGCGCGACTATGCCCGTGCAAACGGATTCACCGGAAACTTCCTCATCGAGCCCAAGCCGATGGAGCCGAGCAAGCACCAGTACGACTTCGACGCCGCAACCGTCGTCGGCTTCCTGAATGCCCACGGCCTGCAGGACGACTTCAAGCTCAACATCGAAGTCAACCACGCCACGCTCGCGCAGCACACCTTCCAGCACGACCTTCAGGTGGCGGCCGACAACAACATGCTCGGCAGCATCGACGCCAACCGCGGCGACTACCAGAACGGCTGGGACACCGACGAGTTCCCGGTTTCCATCCGCGAAACCGTCGAAGCCATGCTCGTCATCCTCGAAGCCGGCGGCCTGCAGGGCGGCGGAACCAACTTCGATGCGAAGATCCGCCGCAACTCGACCGACCTCGAAGATATCTTCATTGCCCACATAAGCGGTATGGATACCTTTGCCCGTGCGCTCGTGATTGCGGACAACATCCTCGCCAACTCGCCGTACAAGAAGATGCGTGCCGATCGCTACGCCACCTTCGGCGAAGGCAAGGGCGCGGAGTTTGCCGCCGGCAAGATGACCCTCGAAGAACTCGCGGGCATTGGCGCGGCCGGTGGCGAGGTTGCCCCGATCAGCGGCAAGCAGGAGCTCTACGAAGCCCTGATCAACCAGTACATCTAA
- a CDS encoding discoidin domain-containing protein has product MKHQLKIVTVAAVAAVIAGSAVAQEMEKLELELPKPLFAGTPKAIKTPNLERKAVVPEIMVPKGTENIASGKAVTSSDDFPVIGELEYVTDGDKDGADGSYVELGPGVQWVQIDLGAKKTIFAVALWHYHAQARAYRDVIIQVADDADFIENVQTVFNNDHDNSAGLGVGKDREYIETNLGKLVDAKGIKGQFLRLYSNGSTGSDMNHYIEVEVFGQ; this is encoded by the coding sequence ATGAAACATCAATTGAAAATTGTAACCGTGGCCGCTGTTGCGGCAGTCATCGCAGGCTCCGCCGTTGCGCAGGAAATGGAAAAGCTCGAACTTGAACTTCCGAAGCCCTTGTTCGCCGGAACCCCGAAAGCCATCAAAACCCCGAACCTCGAACGCAAGGCCGTTGTTCCGGAAATCATGGTCCCGAAGGGCACCGAAAACATCGCATCAGGAAAGGCCGTAACCAGCTCGGACGACTTCCCGGTGATCGGTGAACTCGAATACGTGACCGATGGCGACAAGGACGGCGCCGATGGTTCCTACGTTGAACTCGGACCGGGCGTACAGTGGGTACAGATCGACCTCGGCGCAAAGAAGACCATCTTTGCCGTTGCCCTATGGCATTACCACGCACAGGCCCGTGCCTACCGCGACGTGATCATCCAGGTGGCCGACGATGCGGACTTCATCGAAAACGTACAGACTGTTTTCAACAACGACCACGACAACTCCGCCGGACTCGGCGTGGGCAAGGATCGTGAATATATTGAAACCAACCTAGGCAAGCTGGTTGATGCCAAGGGCATCAAAGGCCAGTTCCTCCGCCTGTACTCCAACGGCTCGACCGGTTCCGACATGAACCACTACATCGAAGTCGAAGTTTTCGGCCAATAG
- a CDS encoding AEC family transporter has protein sequence MDVLVICVPVFAVLGLGKLLGIKGRIKEDHCQFINWLVYTFSLPSLIFNEVARQRFDSFLDPAVVLMPLIGLALVAMLTMAVAKVSGYKGGFAAAFVFGTFWANATYIGLPLCQNAFGSSGLAKAAIYNGFVLPFFILTGYLLIGFYGAGTGDQKIGARLKKAFLNPILLSAVAGIAVALVAEQFRNTDGSLNLPLPVVASATLFGSFLKMIGAMGLPLALLSIGASLRWEQTRTHLGALAWTVGCKLVVLPLVTLLLIRFLCPDTSPVAMGVTVILAGTPSAVAMYVISCQMGVERGFVSSMLVLSTALSVFTIPVWVYVVKGL, from the coding sequence ATGGATGTTTTGGTGATCTGTGTCCCGGTTTTTGCCGTGCTGGGCCTCGGGAAGCTGCTTGGGATCAAGGGCCGCATTAAGGAAGACCATTGTCAGTTCATCAACTGGCTGGTCTACACGTTTTCCCTTCCGTCGTTGATCTTCAACGAAGTGGCAAGGCAACGGTTCGATTCCTTTCTCGATCCCGCCGTGGTGCTGATGCCGCTGATCGGGCTTGCCCTGGTTGCCATGCTGACCATGGCCGTTGCCAAGGTGAGTGGCTACAAGGGCGGTTTTGCCGCCGCCTTCGTGTTCGGCACGTTCTGGGCGAACGCCACCTACATCGGCCTTCCGCTCTGCCAGAATGCGTTCGGTTCCTCCGGCCTGGCCAAGGCCGCGATCTATAACGGCTTTGTCCTTCCGTTCTTCATTCTGACCGGCTACCTGCTGATTGGTTTCTATGGCGCGGGAACCGGCGATCAGAAAATCGGGGCCCGTCTCAAGAAGGCGTTCCTCAACCCCATCCTGCTATCGGCGGTGGCCGGCATTGCCGTGGCGTTGGTTGCGGAACAGTTCCGCAATACGGACGGCTCGCTTAACCTGCCGTTGCCGGTGGTTGCATCGGCCACGCTGTTTGGATCGTTCCTGAAAATGATCGGCGCCATGGGCCTGCCGCTGGCGCTGCTTTCCATCGGGGCTTCGTTGCGGTGGGAGCAGACGCGGACGCACCTTGGGGCGTTGGCCTGGACGGTGGGGTGCAAGCTGGTTGTGCTGCCGCTCGTGACGCTGCTGCTGATCCGGTTCCTCTGCCCGGATACCAGTCCCGTGGCCATGGGGGTGACGGTGATCCTGGCTGGCACGCCCAGTGCGGTGGCCATGTATGTGATCAGCTGCCAGATGGGCGTCGAGCGCGGCTTTGTTTCGTCGATGCTGGTGCTGAGCACGGCGCTCAGCGTCTTCACGATTCCGGTCTGGGTCTACGTCGTTAAAGGCTTGTAG
- a CDS encoding HEAT repeat domain-containing protein, protein MKRRPLILFSLLALVFTLGLVGCSRTIDDVAKWKAKGNIEKLIKALADPKTEVRQSAAEALGELKAEPAIDALAALFNDPEEGVVLAAVDALAAIGTEATTSPMIAALKLDQTQARNTAAVTLGKLKATGAVEPLCEALDDSEESVRNAAAVSLGQIGDEAASKALVKKLSSGSDELRLNCAQSLASTGGEVAADGLVGALADSSGAVRKAAVKSLVEIGTISTPYALEGLKNDQEQVRSGSIAVIKGLKAIPLTGAHAIWYSLAKISVDNTDTIDPATVEKLIKMTGETDTMLEACAHSVADFREHASRALEAIGESCTADAVKAAEATAGADGEAWFKNRSAWKGAPSWRLDLWGALTAMNPDFDLDGAKVAHMQAQGRPAFTVIVAPEFKPTREYIPLLISLLGDTTKPPPEQPDYDADGVPVVKKAIDRFRGEANQQMAMNKLNAAGDTAIYPLLAAIEDEDELIAGHAAEILGELGEKRALGPVIRVVTQKLAAGEQLTTSPFYNALQKLDDPSGEPLLLKIRPNPDRAMHVFERLNPGTRAMSADTKDDTGHYSQPIAFDIGYIVDGRVDREEIKFMKDGSGDWKPIPKDR, encoded by the coding sequence ATGAAAAGAAGACCGCTTATACTGTTCAGCTTGCTTGCACTCGTTTTCACGCTGGGCCTCGTTGGCTGCAGCCGCACCATCGACGACGTCGCAAAATGGAAGGCCAAGGGCAATATCGAAAAACTGATCAAGGCCCTGGCCGATCCCAAGACCGAAGTGCGCCAGTCCGCCGCCGAGGCCCTCGGCGAGCTGAAGGCCGAACCTGCCATCGATGCGCTCGCCGCCCTGTTCAACGATCCCGAGGAAGGGGTTGTGCTCGCCGCAGTCGATGCGCTCGCCGCCATCGGCACGGAGGCCACCACCTCCCCCATGATCGCCGCCCTTAAACTCGACCAGACGCAGGCCCGCAACACCGCCGCCGTCACCCTCGGAAAACTGAAGGCCACCGGCGCGGTGGAGCCCCTCTGCGAGGCCCTCGACGATTCCGAGGAGTCGGTCCGCAACGCCGCCGCCGTTTCGCTGGGCCAGATCGGGGACGAGGCCGCCAGCAAGGCGCTCGTGAAAAAACTCTCTTCCGGCTCCGACGAGCTACGCCTCAACTGCGCGCAATCGCTCGCCAGCACCGGGGGCGAAGTGGCCGCCGATGGACTGGTCGGTGCCTTGGCCGACTCCAGCGGGGCCGTCCGCAAGGCCGCCGTCAAATCCCTCGTGGAGATCGGAACCATTTCCACCCCCTATGCATTGGAAGGGCTTAAGAACGATCAAGAGCAAGTCCGCAGCGGCTCCATTGCCGTCATCAAGGGTCTCAAGGCCATCCCGCTCACCGGGGCCCATGCCATCTGGTATTCACTCGCCAAGATTTCGGTCGACAACACGGATACCATCGACCCGGCCACCGTCGAGAAGCTCATCAAAATGACGGGCGAAACCGACACCATGCTCGAAGCCTGCGCCCATAGCGTCGCCGACTTCCGCGAACATGCCTCCCGGGCGCTGGAAGCCATCGGCGAATCCTGCACGGCCGATGCCGTCAAGGCGGCGGAAGCGACCGCCGGTGCCGACGGGGAAGCCTGGTTCAAGAACCGTTCCGCCTGGAAAGGGGCCCCCTCCTGGCGCCTGGATCTTTGGGGGGCGCTCACCGCCATGAATCCCGACTTCGATCTCGATGGCGCCAAGGTGGCCCATATGCAAGCGCAGGGCCGTCCGGCCTTCACCGTGATTGTTGCACCGGAATTCAAACCGACCCGCGAATATATCCCGTTGCTCATCTCCCTCCTCGGCGATACCACCAAGCCGCCGCCGGAGCAGCCCGATTACGATGCCGACGGCGTTCCGGTCGTCAAGAAGGCGATCGATCGCTTCCGCGGAGAAGCCAACCAGCAAATGGCGATGAACAAACTCAACGCCGCCGGCGACACCGCCATCTACCCCCTGCTCGCCGCCATCGAGGATGAAGACGAGTTGATCGCCGGCCATGCCGCCGAGATCCTCGGCGAGCTGGGCGAAAAGCGGGCGCTCGGGCCGGTCATCCGCGTTGTCACCCAAAAGCTGGCGGCCGGCGAACAGCTGACCACCTCGCCCTTCTACAACGCGCTGCAAAAACTCGACGATCCGTCCGGCGAGCCGCTCCTGCTGAAGATCCGCCCGAATCCCGACCGCGCCATGCACGTCTTCGAGCGACTCAATCCAGGAACACGCGCCATGAGCGCAGATACCAAGGATGACACCGGCCACTACTCCCAGCCCATTGCCTTCGACATTGGCTACATCGTAGATGGCCGGGTCGACCGAGAGGAAATCAAATTCATGAAAGACGGCTCCGGCGACTGGAAACCGATCCCGAAGGATAGGTAG
- a CDS encoding flippase activity-associated protein Agl23 yields MKWMPIAFLLILVAGFSLRAPRLAERPLHHDEANQAYRFGMLLEDGTYEYDSNDHHGPTLYYLTLPIAWLTGVESFLDSNETTYRYLPVVFGMLLILAIPLLRSGIGCIAVLATALFTAISPGLAYYSRFYIQEILLVFFTLLTVAAGWLSVKSGSRTWAMVCGLAAGLMFATKETAIIAYAAMLGAGLLCALVARRVHLPIKNMILAALCAFFISTVLFSSFLTNLDGPLQSILAYKGYFARGTGVETEHIHAWDFYLKMLVRYHFDGGPAWSEGLALGLGLVGCGFIVRNKLPANCDPGLARFLMFYTLLLTAAYSVISYKTPWCILSFLHGWIILAGIGVASVLEWCKRTVTLRRASIACQLTVLGLLAYPTYATYQLAHRTVYRFAADYRNPYVYAHTAPDFKNLVKRVGEIAAVSPKGKNIYIQVIAEPETTWPLPFYLREYPNIGYWVDAASVPRAPKPDLIISGTGFEPDPGEFLSEYYGLRADSLLAIHINSKLWNAFLETRK; encoded by the coding sequence ATGAAATGGATGCCCATTGCCTTCTTGCTGATCCTCGTTGCGGGTTTTAGCCTCCGTGCGCCAAGGCTTGCGGAGCGGCCGCTGCATCACGACGAGGCCAACCAGGCCTATCGGTTCGGCATGCTGCTTGAGGATGGAACCTACGAATACGATTCGAACGACCACCACGGCCCGACCCTCTACTACCTCACCCTCCCCATTGCCTGGCTGACCGGCGTGGAATCCTTTCTTGATAGCAACGAAACCACCTACCGCTATCTGCCGGTGGTCTTCGGCATGCTATTGATCCTCGCCATCCCCCTGCTCAGGAGCGGGATCGGTTGCATTGCGGTACTGGCAACGGCCTTGTTCACCGCCATCTCACCGGGGCTGGCCTATTACAGCCGCTTCTACATCCAGGAAATATTGCTCGTCTTTTTCACCCTGCTAACCGTGGCGGCCGGGTGGCTCTCGGTCAAGAGCGGATCGCGGACATGGGCCATGGTCTGCGGACTTGCCGCCGGCCTGATGTTCGCCACCAAGGAGACCGCGATCATTGCCTACGCCGCAATGCTTGGCGCCGGTTTGCTGTGCGCGCTGGTTGCCCGCAGGGTACACCTTCCGATCAAGAACATGATTCTTGCCGCCCTTTGCGCCTTCTTCATTTCGACCGTTCTGTTTTCCTCGTTCCTCACCAACCTGGACGGCCCCCTGCAATCCATTCTCGCCTACAAGGGCTACTTTGCGCGGGGTACGGGCGTTGAAACCGAGCACATCCACGCCTGGGACTTCTATTTGAAAATGCTGGTCCGCTACCATTTCGATGGCGGCCCGGCCTGGAGCGAAGGACTGGCCTTGGGGCTTGGCCTGGTCGGCTGCGGCTTCATTGTCCGCAACAAACTTCCCGCAAACTGCGATCCAGGCCTGGCGCGCTTCCTGATGTTCTACACCCTGCTGCTCACGGCGGCCTACTCGGTTATCTCCTACAAGACCCCCTGGTGCATTCTTTCGTTCCTGCATGGATGGATCATTCTCGCCGGCATTGGCGTGGCCTCGGTCCTTGAATGGTGCAAGCGAACGGTGACCCTGCGCCGCGCATCCATCGCTTGCCAATTGACCGTTCTTGGCCTGCTGGCCTATCCGACCTACGCCACCTACCAGCTGGCCCACCGCACCGTCTACCGCTTCGCCGCCGACTACCGAAACCCCTATGTCTACGCCCATACGGCACCCGACTTCAAAAACCTCGTCAAACGGGTCGGGGAAATCGCAGCGGTCAGCCCCAAGGGCAAGAACATCTATATCCAGGTGATCGCCGAACCGGAAACCACCTGGCCATTGCCGTTCTATCTACGGGAATATCCGAACATCGGCTACTGGGTTGATGCGGCCTCCGTCCCCCGCGCCCCCAAGCCCGACCTCATCATTTCGGGAACCGGGTTCGAACCCGACCCGGGCGAATTCCTGTCCGAATACTATGGCCTGCGCGCCGACTCCCTGCTCGCCATCCACATCAATTCCAAGCTTTGGAACGCCTTCCTCGAAACGAGGAAATAG
- a CDS encoding xylulokinase has product MNYLLGIDVGSSSVKASLLDVATGTCAGSAFYPKTEQVIESPQPGFAEQDPQCWYDTARSSVRDAMEEAGAKPEDVKAIGIAYQMHGLVCVDKDQQVLRPAIIWCDSRAVPYGQAAFDALGAGQCLGHLMNSPGNFTAAKLAWVKENEPELYAKIDKIMLPGDWLAMKLTGEACTTASGLSEGMLWDFQDEAPAKFLMDHWGFDESLLAKIVPTFGLQGGVSKEAAEAFGLKEGTPVSYRGGDQPNNALSLNVLNPGEIAATAGTSGVVYGVTDAKKYDPQSRVNTFAHVNHEASDPRLGVLLCINGTSIFIAWLKRLLGDLSYQDMDRLAESVGIGSDGLVALPFGNGAERVLGNRNVGSQFVGIDFNRHGREHICRALQEGIVFSFIYGMEVMEEAGIELKTIRAGFANMFMSDVFCQTLAGVSGATIELYKTDGALGAARGAGYGAGIYGSLEVAFSNLELKKKIVPGEGGYKAAYAAWKQHLENVLN; this is encoded by the coding sequence ATGAACTATTTATTAGGTATTGATGTGGGCAGCTCGTCGGTGAAGGCGTCGTTGCTCGATGTGGCCACCGGCACCTGTGCCGGAAGCGCGTTTTATCCGAAAACCGAGCAGGTGATCGAATCGCCGCAGCCAGGCTTCGCCGAGCAGGACCCGCAGTGTTGGTACGACACCGCCCGTAGCTCCGTCCGCGACGCCATGGAAGAGGCCGGAGCCAAGCCGGAGGACGTCAAGGCCATCGGCATCGCCTACCAGATGCACGGGCTCGTCTGTGTCGACAAGGACCAACAGGTGCTGCGCCCGGCGATCATCTGGTGCGATTCCCGCGCGGTTCCGTATGGCCAAGCCGCCTTCGACGCCCTCGGTGCCGGGCAGTGCCTCGGGCACCTGATGAATTCGCCCGGCAACTTTACCGCCGCAAAGCTCGCCTGGGTGAAGGAAAACGAACCCGAACTCTATGCGAAGATCGACAAGATCATGCTGCCCGGCGACTGGCTGGCCATGAAGCTGACCGGCGAAGCCTGCACCACCGCCTCCGGTCTTTCCGAAGGCATGTTGTGGGATTTCCAGGACGAGGCGCCCGCCAAGTTCCTGATGGACCATTGGGGCTTCGATGAATCCCTGCTCGCGAAAATCGTTCCGACCTTCGGCCTGCAAGGCGGCGTTTCGAAGGAAGCCGCCGAAGCATTCGGGCTGAAAGAAGGCACGCCGGTTTCCTACCGCGGCGGCGACCAGCCGAACAACGCGCTTTCGCTCAATGTGCTCAACCCCGGCGAGATTGCCGCCACCGCCGGAACCTCCGGCGTGGTCTACGGCGTGACCGATGCGAAGAAGTATGATCCGCAATCGCGCGTCAACACCTTTGCGCACGTCAACCACGAAGCATCCGATCCGCGCCTAGGCGTCCTGCTCTGCATCAACGGCACCTCGATTTTTATTGCGTGGCTCAAGCGGCTACTGGGCGATCTGTCCTACCAGGACATGGACCGGCTGGCGGAAAGCGTCGGCATCGGTTCCGACGGCCTGGTTGCCTTGCCTTTCGGCAACGGCGCCGAACGGGTGCTGGGCAACCGGAATGTCGGTTCGCAGTTTGTGGGGATCGATTTCAACCGCCATGGCCGCGAGCACATTTGCCGGGCCCTGCAGGAAGGCATTGTTTTCTCGTTCATCTACGGCATGGAAGTGATGGAGGAGGCCGGGATCGAACTCAAGACCATCCGCGCCGGTTTCGCCAACATGTTCATGAGCGATGTCTTCTGCCAGACGCTGGCCGGAGTCAGCGGTGCAACGATCGAACTTTACAAGACCGACGGCGCGCTGGGCGCGGCGCGCGGCGCGGGATATGGCGCGGGCATCTACGGTTCGCTGGAGGTTGCCTTCTCCAACCTGGAGCTGAAAAAGAAAATCGTGCCCGGCGAGGGCGGCTACAAGGCGGCCTACGCCGCCTGGAAACAACATTTGGAAAATGTATTAAACTAA
- a CDS encoding PAS domain-containing protein encodes MKKNYSFQDAKAIILTLCDAAKAGQYDSRESFMAMVQKNPFIAVQGYNAYGKVFFWNQASVELYGYREDEAVNKDLFDLVIPEEMRKFARDATLMARKTLKMPEPSPCDLTHHEGHFITVFTGHLVFKWDDSSVPEFYCLDLPLITEQDELEKATSL; translated from the coding sequence ATGAAGAAGAACTATTCGTTCCAAGACGCCAAAGCGATCATTCTAACCCTGTGCGATGCCGCGAAGGCCGGGCAATACGATTCACGGGAATCCTTTATGGCCATGGTTCAGAAGAATCCGTTCATTGCCGTCCAGGGCTATAATGCCTATGGCAAGGTTTTCTTTTGGAACCAAGCCTCGGTCGAGCTGTATGGCTATCGGGAAGACGAAGCCGTCAACAAGGATCTCTTCGACCTGGTGATTCCCGAGGAAATGCGGAAGTTTGCCCGCGATGCCACCCTGATGGCTCGAAAAACCTTGAAAATGCCCGAACCGAGCCCGTGCGACCTGACCCACCATGAAGGTCATTTCATCACCGTGTTCACGGGGCATTTGGTTTTTAAATGGGATGATTCAAGCGTTCCTGAATTCTATTGCCTGGACTTGCCGCTCATCACCGAACAGGACGAGCTTGAAAAAGCTACAAGCCTTTAA
- a CDS encoding helix-turn-helix domain-containing protein, producing the protein MKSTIADGIHYFGLSGFPLAVRRVETDSAHTPSHPHDLTEIEHSHDFCELVIVTRGGAMHMLEGSVFPVTAGDVFLLQGRQRHYFYERKGLDLINIMYDPEKIALPENELRRMPGYCAMFMLEPTYRRQHRFASRLHLKRVPLARVERLAEEMEQECEEDAPGKEVALRAKLLELMVYLSRAYTSSDTTEAHALLRVGNVIGALENDFSKDWKLEDLLKIAHMSRSNLMRVFRKATGQTPIEYLVRLRIQRAMEMLRNSDLSVTEIALEVGFNDSNYFTRQFRRILGESPRSFRQGKE; encoded by the coding sequence ATGAAATCAACTATTGCAGATGGAATCCATTATTTCGGCCTTTCTGGCTTCCCTTTGGCTGTGCGGCGGGTGGAAACCGACTCGGCGCATACGCCATCGCACCCGCACGATCTAACCGAAATCGAGCATAGCCACGATTTTTGCGAACTCGTGATTGTTACGCGCGGCGGCGCCATGCACATGCTCGAAGGTTCGGTGTTTCCGGTAACGGCGGGCGATGTCTTTTTGCTGCAAGGGCGGCAGCGCCATTATTTCTATGAGCGCAAGGGGCTCGACCTGATCAATATCATGTATGATCCCGAAAAAATCGCACTGCCCGAGAACGAGCTGCGCCGCATGCCGGGCTATTGCGCCATGTTCATGCTCGAACCGACCTACCGCCGGCAGCACCGCTTTGCCAGCCGCCTGCATCTCAAGCGCGTGCCGCTCGCCCGGGTGGAACGTCTGGCCGAGGAGATGGAGCAGGAGTGCGAAGAGGACGCGCCAGGCAAGGAAGTGGCCTTGCGCGCCAAATTACTCGAACTCATGGTTTACCTTTCCCGCGCCTACACGAGCTCCGACACCACCGAGGCCCACGCCCTGCTCCGCGTCGGCAATGTGATCGGCGCGCTGGAAAACGACTTTTCCAAGGATTGGAAGCTCGAAGACCTGCTGAAGATCGCCCATATGTCGCGCAGCAACCTGATGCGCGTTTTCCGGAAGGCAACCGGGCAAACCCCGATCGAATACCTGGTGCGCCTGCGCATCCAGCGCGCCATGGAAATGTTGCGCAACTCCGACCTCTCCGTCACCGAGATCGCACTGGAGGTCGGCTTCAACGACAGCAACTATTTCACGCGCCAGTTCAGGCGCATCCTCGGCGAATCGCCGCGTAGCTTCCGGCAGGGGAAAGAATAG